In a single window of the Persephonella sp. KM09-Lau-8 genome:
- a CDS encoding AAA family ATPase codes for MQWVKELDLFLPQTAHFLLSGNIYDSFLFEGIPLSLIDFLGRHLTEKQGYDQVVLYIPLSGFFHVAGDRKPFEDIAGSLDKEKKESLEKAYETISKITQNQKYHIALIVNFASRIEEIAKSDFGIFLYKMFKDAVKANKIKTERGIKHNLVIYLLDREGDFPAWYYVEKPNVKSILIQKPDIKTRRQVIKKLLEVFKKQDDEKLISEITDRTYGMLSREIISIFQIAKQNNIQPENISQAIRTYKTGIKESPWESIEKSKVKSINSLIQERVKGQEEAIKKASQIIRRAFFNLSGAQFSKYSQRPKGVLFLAGPTGVGKTELAKSIAEIVFGNEDALIRFDMSEFRHDHSDQRLLGAPPGYVGYESGGELINKIRENPFSVVLFDEIEKAHPRIMDIMLQLLDEGVLTSGRGEKAYFSECIVIFTSNLGASKVNPTMDFNQVEKTIKEEIVNYFKEIQRPEILNRIGKNIVAFDFIREREGKQIAEKMINNIIQKLKKEKGITVEIESMNKLLEASIKDLSMGGRGIGNTIEEIFINPLSELLFELDVKTGDTVKIKFGEKLEGEKIESSQNTLSG; via the coding sequence ATGCAATGGGTAAAAGAACTTGATTTATTTTTGCCTCAGACAGCTCATTTTCTGCTGTCCGGGAATATATACGACTCATTTTTGTTTGAAGGAATTCCCCTTAGCCTGATAGATTTCCTCGGAAGGCACCTTACGGAAAAACAGGGATATGATCAGGTGGTTTTATACATTCCTCTTTCAGGGTTTTTTCACGTTGCAGGAGATAGAAAACCATTTGAGGATATCGCAGGATCTTTGGACAAAGAAAAAAAGGAAAGTCTTGAAAAAGCTTACGAAACCATAAGCAAAATAACGCAAAACCAAAAATACCACATAGCCCTTATAGTAAACTTCGCATCCAGAATAGAAGAAATAGCTAAAAGTGACTTTGGAATTTTCCTCTATAAAATGTTTAAAGATGCCGTAAAAGCTAATAAAATAAAAACCGAGAGAGGAATAAAGCACAACCTTGTAATTTACTTGTTAGATAGAGAAGGGGACTTCCCGGCATGGTATTACGTTGAAAAGCCTAACGTAAAATCAATCCTGATACAAAAACCTGACATAAAAACAAGAAGACAGGTTATAAAAAAGCTTCTTGAGGTATTCAAAAAACAGGATGATGAAAAACTTATAAGTGAGATAACTGACAGAACTTACGGGATGCTTTCAAGGGAAATAATATCAATATTCCAGATAGCAAAGCAGAATAACATACAGCCTGAAAACATATCTCAAGCAATAAGAACATATAAAACAGGAATAAAGGAAAGTCCGTGGGAAAGTATTGAAAAATCAAAAGTAAAATCTATAAACAGTCTCATACAGGAAAGGGTAAAGGGACAGGAAGAAGCAATCAAAAAAGCCTCCCAGATAATAAGAAGAGCCTTTTTTAATCTATCAGGAGCACAGTTTTCAAAATATTCCCAAAGACCTAAAGGTGTTTTATTCCTTGCAGGACCTACAGGGGTAGGAAAAACGGAACTTGCAAAATCAATCGCAGAAATAGTGTTTGGAAATGAAGATGCACTTATTAGATTTGATATGTCAGAATTCAGGCACGACCATTCTGACCAGAGACTTCTTGGAGCCCCTCCAGGATATGTTGGATACGAAAGCGGAGGAGAACTGATAAACAAAATAAGGGAAAATCCCTTTTCTGTGGTTTTGTTTGACGAGATTGAAAAAGCACACCCAAGAATAATGGATATAATGCTGCAGCTTCTCGACGAAGGGGTTTTAACGTCAGGAAGAGGTGAAAAGGCTTACTTTTCTGAGTGCATTGTTATATTTACTTCAAACCTCGGAGCTTCAAAAGTAAACCCTACAATGGATTTTAATCAGGTTGAAAAAACGATAAAAGAGGAAATAGTAAACTACTTTAAAGAAATACAAAGACCGGAAATACTTAACAGAATAGGAAAAAACATTGTGGCATTTGATTTTATAAGGGAAAGGGAAGGAAAACAGATAGCAGAGAAAATGATAAATAACATTATCCAAAAACTGAAAAAGGAAAAAGGGATAACAGTAGAAATAGAAAGTATGAATAAACTCTTAGAAGCTTCAATAAAAGATCTATCAATGGGTGGTAGAGGAATTGGAAACACAATAGAGGAAATATTCATAAACCCATTATCGGAACTTTTATTTGAGCTGGATGTCAAAACCGGTGATACTGTAAAAATAAAATTTGGAGAAAAACTGGAAGGGGAAAAAATTGAAAGTAGCCAGAATACTTTATCCGGTTAA
- a CDS encoding protein phosphatase 2C domain-containing protein: MKVFYFTNRGNYRDKNEDALLIDKKVIQEDMEKPRESAPSKIVAVADGVGGAAAGEVASKSVLETLADFENPDIEAAIFRAKEKLKKLAEKDPSLNGMATTVAGIKVESNKITVFNCGDSRVYKKAGKFLRILSFDHSKGGVLYSAVGTDITPEVFTRQTDGGIFLIATDGFYGVFEEQELEELFEENIEKTVSNIMQKLKTKNLHDNTTFIIAEV; this comes from the coding sequence ATGAAGGTGTTCTACTTCACTAATAGAGGAAACTACAGGGATAAAAACGAAGATGCTCTGCTTATAGATAAAAAAGTTATTCAGGAAGATATGGAAAAGCCGAGAGAATCAGCACCTTCAAAAATAGTCGCAGTTGCAGATGGAGTCGGTGGAGCTGCAGCAGGAGAAGTGGCATCAAAATCCGTTTTAGAAACACTGGCAGATTTTGAAAATCCGGATATAGAGGCGGCAATTTTTAGAGCAAAAGAAAAATTAAAAAAACTTGCAGAAAAAGACCCTTCGCTAAACGGAATGGCAACAACAGTAGCTGGGATAAAAGTGGAAAGTAATAAAATCACCGTCTTCAACTGTGGAGACAGCAGGGTTTACAAAAAGGCAGGAAAATTTCTAAGAATACTTTCATTTGACCACTCTAAAGGTGGAGTCTTATATTCAGCAGTAGGAACGGATATAACCCCTGAGGTATTTACCAGACAAACAGACGGAGGAATATTCCTTATTGCCACAGATGGGTTTTATGGAGTTTTTGAGGAGCAGGAGCTGGAGGAACTTTTTGAAGAAAACATAGAAAAAACAGTTTCAAACATAATGCAAAAGTTAAAAACAAAAAACCTACATGACAATACTACATTTATAATAGCAGAGGTTTAA
- a CDS encoding protein kinase: protein MEKTIFEKTIVEEQKTVVEIPEVTIVKNAPVEKSSASTKQFQGLKIVKEFEAEGGEADLFLLENNTLLKLYRKGIIPKIEVVQKIKEVGEKLPNDVVKILDFGIDKETGRFYEIQEYMKNGNIKNFLKGKTPNKNLLIQIIDQINQILKALHSLNIIHRDIKPSNILVKEENPLNLVVTDFGISSLLDDEFSKKITTVKGTPVYSAPESFSGIMGKEADYWSFGMVILDILNKNPFKGLDPKTVMFKITSEQVPIPEELDEDVKTLLKGLLTQNRKKRWGAKEVDLWLSGNIPSVFYEEKVTSGRYLFNNKEYSSLEELAGAMQANEETFKYAVSFVQRGHLNTLLKENKQLDLDTRVWEILESEKDPEVALVEIIHTIAPSLEIKPYGIKINLSELFEDTLSAIKGLSKPNPLSALLISENKKDLKKFEKLVKYTKDGEFLSFMANKFLQAERALGSKTKALHLFASMVSENFAVTRRLDFSRKSFIKVLENPLTKEEFDFFSYHFERMLGKKLNKKNIENIDMFHYQKIVELVRKDKNYLENAQPIIKNLKVKTHLYPFEIALAAWKGKSDKIEDLIDAVSAMVLVEKTGIKWEALERERINRVKNKLKELDEAGYVVPMGELELIEQKKEKNSYKVKIDQWSHFINHIESLEEFLKDEGVLLH, encoded by the coding sequence ATGGAAAAAACAATTTTTGAAAAAACCATAGTTGAAGAACAGAAAACAGTTGTTGAAATACCTGAGGTAACAATTGTTAAAAACGCTCCGGTCGAAAAATCTTCTGCATCTACAAAGCAGTTCCAGGGGTTGAAAATTGTAAAAGAGTTTGAAGCAGAAGGTGGGGAAGCTGACCTTTTTCTCCTTGAAAATAACACGCTTTTGAAACTCTATAGAAAAGGCATAATCCCCAAAATAGAAGTCGTTCAGAAAATCAAAGAGGTCGGAGAAAAATTACCAAACGATGTGGTAAAAATACTTGATTTTGGCATAGACAAAGAAACAGGCAGATTTTACGAAATACAGGAATACATGAAAAACGGAAATATTAAAAACTTTCTGAAAGGGAAAACACCCAATAAAAATCTTTTAATACAGATAATAGACCAAATAAACCAGATTCTAAAAGCTCTACATTCTTTAAACATAATCCACAGGGATATTAAGCCTTCAAATATTCTGGTTAAAGAGGAAAATCCTCTAAACCTGGTAGTAACAGACTTCGGTATATCCTCTTTATTGGATGATGAATTTTCAAAGAAAATAACAACAGTAAAAGGAACTCCTGTTTACTCTGCTCCTGAAAGTTTCTCCGGAATAATGGGAAAGGAAGCAGACTACTGGTCATTTGGAATGGTAATTTTAGACATTCTAAACAAAAATCCTTTTAAGGGTTTAGACCCAAAAACGGTGATGTTTAAGATAACATCCGAGCAAGTCCCAATTCCAGAAGAATTAGACGAAGATGTCAAAACCCTACTGAAAGGTCTATTAACTCAAAACAGGAAGAAAAGATGGGGTGCAAAAGAAGTTGACCTGTGGCTTTCGGGAAATATCCCCAGTGTATTTTATGAAGAAAAAGTAACATCTGGAAGATACCTGTTTAACAACAAGGAATACAGCTCACTTGAAGAACTCGCAGGAGCAATGCAGGCAAATGAAGAAACCTTTAAATATGCAGTTTCTTTTGTCCAGAGAGGACATCTAAATACACTTCTTAAAGAAAATAAACAACTTGATTTGGACACCAGGGTATGGGAAATTTTGGAAAGTGAAAAAGATCCTGAAGTAGCCCTTGTAGAAATAATCCATACAATAGCCCCATCACTGGAAATAAAGCCTTATGGAATCAAGATAAACCTTTCTGAGCTTTTTGAAGACACCCTTTCTGCAATAAAAGGGCTTTCTAAACCTAATCCCCTTTCTGCTCTTTTAATATCAGAAAATAAAAAAGACCTGAAAAAATTTGAAAAACTGGTTAAATACACAAAAGATGGAGAATTCCTTAGTTTTATGGCAAATAAGTTTCTTCAGGCAGAAAGAGCTTTAGGATCTAAAACAAAAGCATTACACCTATTTGCTTCAATGGTTTCAGAAAACTTTGCGGTTACCAGAAGATTGGACTTCTCCAGAAAAAGCTTTATTAAAGTACTTGAAAACCCCTTAACAAAAGAAGAGTTTGACTTTTTCTCTTACCATTTTGAAAGAATGCTTGGAAAAAAGCTGAATAAAAAAAACATAGAAAACATAGATATGTTCCACTATCAGAAAATCGTCGAACTTGTAAGAAAGGATAAAAATTACCTTGAAAATGCTCAACCTATTATTAAAAACCTAAAAGTTAAAACACACCTTTACCCGTTTGAAATAGCACTTGCTGCATGGAAAGGAAAATCAGACAAAATTGAAGATTTGATAGACGCAGTGTCTGCTATGGTTTTAGTTGAAAAAACAGGAATAAAATGGGAAGCTCTCGAAAGGGAAAGAATAAACAGAGTAAAAAATAAACTAAAAGAACTGGATGAAGCAGGCTATGTAGTTCCAATGGGAGAACTGGAGCTAATAGAACAAAAAAAGGAAAAAAACTCTTACAAGGTGAAAATAGACCAGTGGTCCCACTTCATAAACCACATAGAATCACTGGAGGAGTTTCTTAAAGATGAAGGTGTTCTACTTCACTAA
- a CDS encoding CHC2 zinc finger domain-containing protein, translating into MKKELPPGFILQVLEKKGIKYKKSGNSFRLRCPFHDDKNPSASVDPEKNTFLCFACGSSLSENGKIAISAKRLFELLGGSKEEWHNLIRQTYESPPEITWSKNPPQNIKIEKIWNSLENVYNESAIKYLKSRNINVEYLMKREEIKLLTKIKNWPIAIPIFNTQGIMVGIQLKALKEIEGKKAIMYPGSNSGFLGIKDLDKSKKIVIITEGVIDYLTLKGHGFRNVIGIMSSNTPVDGIGKILSKINFFLVHNDKAGFGLFEKIKGEVVKSNKIIIPIVLGNRKGYDVNDFFVEKQNPKVLLKEILKSSLKGVTENDTIETS; encoded by the coding sequence ATGAAAAAGGAGTTACCTCCTGGATTTATACTTCAAGTACTGGAAAAAAAGGGAATTAAATATAAGAAATCCGGCAACTCATTCAGACTGAGATGCCCTTTTCACGATGACAAAAACCCTTCAGCTTCTGTAGATCCAGAAAAAAATACATTTCTTTGCTTTGCTTGCGGTTCATCTCTATCTGAAAACGGAAAAATAGCAATATCTGCTAAAAGATTGTTTGAACTTCTCGGAGGTAGCAAAGAAGAATGGCACAATTTGATCAGACAAACATATGAGTCCCCCCCTGAAATAACTTGGAGTAAAAATCCACCCCAAAACATAAAAATTGAAAAAATATGGAACAGCCTTGAAAATGTCTATAACGAAAGTGCAATAAAATATCTTAAGAGCAGAAACATAAATGTGGAATATTTAATGAAAAGGGAAGAAATAAAGCTACTTACTAAGATTAAAAACTGGCCTATTGCGATTCCAATCTTCAATACGCAAGGAATAATGGTAGGAATCCAGCTGAAAGCCTTAAAAGAAATAGAAGGAAAAAAAGCAATAATGTATCCAGGAAGTAATTCAGGTTTTCTGGGAATAAAGGATTTAGACAAAAGTAAAAAGATAGTTATCATAACAGAGGGAGTAATAGACTATTTAACCTTGAAAGGACACGGCTTTAGAAATGTAATTGGGATAATGAGCAGTAATACTCCTGTAGACGGCATAGGAAAAATACTCAGCAAAATAAACTTCTTTTTAGTCCATAACGACAAAGCAGGATTCGGGCTCTTTGAAAAAATAAAAGGAGAAGTCGTCAAAAGCAATAAAATCATCATCCCTATAGTTCTTGGAAATAGAAAGGGATACGATGTTAATGACTTTTTTGTTGAAAAACAAAACCCAAAAGTTCTTTTGAAAGAAATTTTAAAATCTTCTTTAAAAGGAGTTACTGAAAATGACACAATTGAAACATCTTGA
- a CDS encoding 4Fe-4S single cluster domain-containing protein, translating to MKVARILYPVKTLGPGNRVGVWLQGCSIRCRGCMSVETWSFEDGIKEDPILLAKKLSKISNSFTISGGEPFDQPKELKKFLEELKKEGIEDIIIYTGYTEEKVLEDFPWTKKLCSLLISGPFIAGLETESGWKGSENQKAKVFNKKFKDYYRQFLESKKQPLQILGGTIVGIPSKKQLINTYMGIKS from the coding sequence TTGAAAGTAGCCAGAATACTTTATCCGGTTAAGACTCTTGGTCCCGGAAATAGAGTGGGAGTTTGGCTTCAGGGGTGCTCTATAAGGTGCAGAGGCTGCATGTCGGTTGAAACATGGAGCTTTGAGGATGGAATAAAGGAAGACCCTATATTGCTTGCCAAGAAATTGTCTAAAATATCAAATTCCTTTACTATATCCGGAGGGGAGCCATTTGACCAGCCTAAGGAATTAAAAAAGTTTCTTGAAGAACTGAAAAAAGAAGGAATTGAAGACATAATCATTTACACAGGATACACGGAAGAAAAGGTGTTAGAAGATTTTCCCTGGACAAAGAAGCTCTGCTCTCTTTTGATATCCGGACCTTTTATAGCAGGTCTCGAAACAGAATCTGGTTGGAAAGGCTCTGAAAATCAAAAGGCAAAAGTTTTCAACAAAAAATTTAAGGATTATTACAGACAGTTTTTAGAAAGCAAAAAGCAGCCCCTCCAGATTTTAGGCGGAACTATTGTCGGAATTCCTTCTAAAAAGCAGCTGATAAACACCTATATGGGAATAAAGTCTTGA